The region GCGCCACGGCGCCGGCACCGAGAGCGGCGGCCGCGGCGAGTGCCAGTCGGGTGCCGAGGGTCGGGCGGTAGTCGTACCGTCGGGCCAGCCGGTCCGCGATCACCGCACCGACGACCGCGGCCACCATGGTGAACCAACTCACCCAGGCGAGCTGGGCGGTCCACTGACTGACGGTGGTCGCGTCGAAGGTACGGGCGAAGCGCACGATGCCGAAGCCGTACGCGAAGCCGAGCTGGCCCGCTCCGGCCAGTACGCCGACGCCGAGGGCGACGAGCAGCAGCCTGCCCCAGGTCCGAAAGGCCATGCGGGGCAGGTTACGGCCCGTCGGGTTGGATCGCCACCCTGGCGCCAGCGCGTCGGCGACTACTTCGGCTGCCCCGTCACGGCGTGACATCCAGTTGTGGCAGCACCTCGGAGGCGATGAGTTCCAGGTGGTCGAGGTCGGTCAGCTCGGTCAGCCGCAGGTGCACCCGACCGGCGCCGATCTCGCCGAACTCGCCGATCCGCTCCACCAACTGGGCCGGCGAGCCGACTACCGGGTCCTCCGGCGGCAGCGCGCTCTTCTCGTGCAGGGGGGCCGCCCGGCGCTTGGCCTCGGCCTCGTTGCGGCCGATCGCCACCACGATGCCGGTGGAGAGCACCAGCGGGTCCAGCCCGTTCGCGGCCCGGTCCACCGTCTGGCACGCGCCCAGCACCCGCTCGTACGCCTCGGCGGTTTCCTTGACCGACTTGAACGGCATGTTGAACTCGTGCGCGAACCGGGCGGCCAGTGCCGGGGTCCGCTTCAGGCCCTTGCCGCCGACGATGATCGGCGGGCCGGGCACCTGGACCGGCTTGGGCAGGGCGGGTGCGTCGACGAGTTGGTAGTACTCGCCCTGGTGGTTGAACCGCTCGCCGAGCGGCGTACGCCACAGGCCGGTGATGACGGCGAGCTGTTCGGCCAGCCGGTTGAACCGCTCGCCGACCGGCGGGAACGGGATGCCGTACGCGAGGTGCTCCCGCTCGTACCAGCCGGCGCCGATGCCGAGGTCGACCCGGCCGCCGCTCATCTGGTCCACCTGGGCCACGATCACCGCGAGCGGACCGGGCAGCCGGAAGGTGGACGAGGTGACCAGGGTGCCGAGCCTGATCCGGGAGGTTTCCCGGGCCAGCCCGGCCAGGGTGATCCACGCGTCGGTCGGACCGGGCAGTCCGGGGTCGGCACCCATCGCCTGGTAGTGGTCGGCGCGCAGCCAGCCCTCGAACCCGCTGTCCTCGGCGAGTCGAACCATGCGGAGTTGGTCGTCGTAGGTGGCGCCGCGATGCGGCTCGGTGAAGAGGGAAACTCGCACGTCTATCGACCTCTCGTCCCGGCTGCCGCCGGGGAATCGCGCTCCATCAGTAGTTCGTGCAGGTCGGCACTGCAACGGGCCACCTCTTCGAGATGGGCGTTGCGGCCAAGGGTGCGCGGCCGGGGAATGTTGATGTCGACCACCTTGCGGATGCGTCCGGGGCGCGGGCTCAGCACGACCACCCGGTCGGCGAGCAGTACGGCCTCGTCGATCGAGTGGGTGACGAAGACGATGGTGGCGGCGTTCTCCATGTGCACCCGCTGGAGTTCCACCGACAGTTCCTCACGGGTGAGGGCGTCGAGGGCGGAGAACGGTTCGTCCATCAGCATCACCCGAGGGTTACCAACCAGTGACCGACAGAGTGATACCCGTTGTTGCATGCCGCCGGAGAGTTCGTGCGGCAGCCGCTTCTCGAAGCCGCCGAGGCCGGCCATTTCCAGTAGTTCCATCGCGCGGGTCCGGTGGGCCGCGCGGCGCCAGCCGAAGATCTCGACCGGCAGCAGCACGTTGTCCAGCACCGATCGCCAGGGCAGCAGGGCGGGGCGCTGGAAGAGCATGGCGATATCGCGTCGGGTTTTAGTAACCCTTTCGCCACCGACCGTAATTTCGCCTTCGGTTGTCGGTAGTAGGCCGGCGATGAGTCGGAGCAGAGTGGACTTGCCGCAGCCGGAACGGCCGAGAATCGCCACGAACTCGCCCTCGGCGACGTCCAAATCGATGCCACGCAACGCTTCCACGGTGCCCGATCGCCCGGTGAAGGTACGGGACACCCCCGCGAGTCGGATCATCCGGCAGGCTCCCCATCCAACGTTGGCAGGTCAACACCCCGGACAGGTTATCCGGAATGTCGGCGAACGGACACCCCAGGGGGCGATACCAGTTTGTTTCCATTCCGCAACATGACACGCCTGGCGGGGCAAAGGTGGGGTTCTCGTACGCTGTGCCCGCGAAGTTTCCTTAACCACGGCCCGGCGCCCACCCCCCGGCCCCGAGCCGCCCCGCCCCGAACGGCCCCCTCCGGACGGTCGAAAGCCGCCGGTCGAAAGGAAATGGTGTTCATGAACAGGTTCACCCGTACGTTCGCCATCGCCGCCCTGGCCAGCACCCTGGCCATCGCGACCGGTTGCAGTGGCTCGGATGGTTCCGACACGGCCAGCGGTGGCGGTGACAACAAGACGCTGGAGAAGGTCACCTACCTGACCTCGTTCGCCAACTTCGGTCGGGACGCGTACGCGTACGTCGCCAAGGACAAGGGCTACTTCAAGGAAGCCGGGTTCGACGTCGACATCAAGCCGGGCAGCGGGACCCTGAACAACCTCAAGGCGATCGCCACCGGTACCGCGATGTTCACCCCGCTCGACCTCACCGGCATCCTCCAGGCCCGGGGCACCGGGAGCGCGGAGGCCAAGGAGGTGACCGTGGTCGCCGGCATCCAGCAGCGCACCATGGCCGCGATCATCACCCTCGATGACAAGGGCATCACCACCCCGAAGGACCTTGAGGGCAAGACGCTCGTCGACAGCCCCAGCTCGGTGGTGCGCAACCTGTTCCCGACGTACGCCAAGCTCGCCGGGGTCGACGTGAGCAAGGTCACCTGGCGCGATGGTGAACCGGCCGGTCTGATCGGTCTGCTGGCCGCGGGTTCCGCCCAGGGTATCGGGCAGTTCGTCGTGGGCAAGCCCACGGTCGAGGCGGCGGCGAAGGGCAAGAAGGCCGTCGTGCTGCCGTACAGCGACGTGATGACCGACCTCTACGGCAACGTGCTGGTCACCTCGACCAAGATCGCCAAGGAGGACCCGGAGAAGGTCAAGCGGTTCAGCGCCGCGCTGATCAAGGGGCTCATCGCCAGCATCGACAACCCCGAGGAGGCCGGCCAGATCCTGAACAAGAACGTTCCGACCGCCGCCGCCGCGCCGGCCGCCGCCGAGTGTGCGCTGATGGCCGCGTTCGTCCGTTCCGCCGGTACGGGTACGGCGGTCGGCACCATCGACACCGACCGGGTCGCCCGCAGTATCGCGATCCTCCAGGGTGCCGGCGCGATCCCGCCGGGCCTGACCCCCGAGCAGCTCATCGACGTCAACCTGACGCCGAAGGCCTGAGCGTTCCAGCGTCACGGGGGTACACCCACCGGTCACACCGGCGGGTGTACCCCCGCTCTGTTCCGGCCCCCGCCGGCCCCGGCCGAAGTGCCGGTTCCCGCCCGGACCGAGTCAGCAGCCGGCCGATCGCCGGACCGCGTCAGCAGTCGGCCGATCAGCCGGACCGAATGAGGAGCCGGCCGACCGCCGGACCGAATGAGGAGTGTGAGACCAAGAAATGGCCGAGTTGACCGAGGTACGACCCAGGGCGCGCGCGGCCGTGCGCCGGGAGCGTCGGATCGGTGGGTCGGTGGCACGGACGGCCCTCTGGCCGGTGGTCGGGATGGTGGTCACGATCCTCGGGTGGTGGCTTTCCACGGACGTGTTCTCGCTGGTCCACCCGGCTGTGCTGCCGCCACCGGGGGAGGTGCTGGACGCGTTCACCGCCAAGCCGACCCTGCTGTTCGAGGGGATGCTGGAGACCACGCTGGAGACCCTGATCGGCTTCCTGCTCTCCACCGTGGCGGGGGTCCTGATCGGGCTCGCGCTGGCCGCCTCACAGACCCTGGAACGGATGTTCTCCCCGCTGCTGATCGGGATCAACGCCATCCCGAAGGTGACGATCGCGCCGTTGCTCGTCTTCGCCTTCGGTTGGGGACAGCAGCCAATCCTGATCATGGTGTTCCTGCTCTGCTTCTTCCCGATCGTGCTCGCCACCACGTCCGGGCTGACCGCCACCCCCTCCGACCTGGTCGAGCTGGCCAGGTCGCTGCACGCGTCGCGGTTCCAGGCGTTCCGCAAGGTACGGATGCCGGCCGCGCTGCCGCAGATCTTCGTCGGCCTGAAGGTGGCCATGCCGCTGGCCGCGATCGGCGCGGTGATCGGGGAGTTCCAGGCCGGCGCCGGCAAGGGCCTGGGTACGCAGATCATCCAGTTCGGTGGTCAGGGTGACAGTGCCACCGCGTGGGTGGCGATCCTGCTGATCGGGATCATGAGCATCGTGCTCTACTACGGCCTGGTCCTGGTCGAGTACCTGACGTTGCCGTGGGTACGGGAAACCACCTCGGCGCGCTGAACCGTGTTCGCCCGGCGCGCGGTGTGTCTTCGGCACGACCTCCGGTGGGCCGGTCCCGGTCCGACCGGGTTCCGGTGTCGGTACCGCCGGCGGCCACGGACCAGCCCTCGCGGGTGGGTCCGTGGCCGCCGTACGGCCGTCCGATGGGGGCGCCGGTCAGCTGGCCAGACGCCAGCGGCCACCGCGGGCCACCAGCATGCTCAGCGCCTGTGGCATCAGGCCGGAGTGGTTGTCCGGGGTCATCCGGATCGGGCCGCTGAGGCCGTCGAGCTGCGAGGTTTCCAGCACGTCGCGGAGCCCATCGCGGTTGGTGTTCTCGGTGGTGCTGCCGGAGCGGACGGCCGCGTCGGTGATGAGCTGGAGCGCGTCCGCCGCGAACGAGGAACTGCCGTAGTAGCCGCCGAACCGGGCGGTGTAGTCCCGGAACCACTGCTTGCGGGCCGCCTTCGCGGGGGTCGTCGCGATGACGTCGTCGATCACCATGGTCTGGCTGAAGACCATTGTCGTGTTCTCCGCGGCCTGTCCGCCGGCGCCTTCCAGGAACAGGTCACCGGCTGCTCCCGCGTCGAAGAAGAGTTGGCCCCGGAAATTGTCCGCCCGCGCCTGGGTGGCGGCCAGGATCGATTGTTCGGCGTTGGTCCATACGATGAGCGCGTCCACCTTGGCCGCGATCATCGCGTTCACCGGCTCGGTGAGGTCGGTGTCGGTTGGTTTGATCGGCTGGGGGGTGGCGACTCGGTACCTGGCCTTGTCCAGTTCGGCCTTCAGCGCCGCCTGGCCGTCGCGACCGTACGTGTCATCGGTGTAGAGCACGCCGACCTTTTTGATTGCCGTCCGGAGCCGCAGTTCGGCGACCAGGGCGGCGGCACTGTCGGGCGCGTTCGGTGCCAGCTTGAACACATAGCGTCGATCGCCGATCGGAGTCGCCACGTTGTTGGCGGCGGCCAGGGCGATGGTCGGGATCTTCTTGTCGTTGATGGGGCCCGCCGCCGCCACCGCGCACGCGTCACAGCTGCCCATGATGATGGCGCTGACCGTGGGATCGGCGGCGAACTCACCGATGTTGCGCAGCGATTCGTTCGGGTCGGAGCGGTTGTCCTTGACCGTCAGGGAGAGCTTCCGGCCACCGAGTACACCAGACTCGTTGATTTGCTCGACCTTGAGTTCAAGGGCGCGCTTGTACGCCTCGCCGACCGGCGCCGACGCGCCGGAGAGTTCCAGGTCGGCGCGGACAACGATCTCGCCGGTGTCCTGCGGATCGCTGCTGAACTGGCAGCCGGTGAGCGACGTGGCCAGAATGGCCGAGGCGAGCACCGTGAGTGTCGCGGAGCGGATGGGCGTCAACTCAGTCCTCCATGTGCGCGGCTAGGGCGGGGTGCCCGGTCACCGGCGACGAATTCCGTCCTCAGTAGAGCGACGGGGGTGGTCTGTCGTACGGTGTGCGCGAAGCCTTCAAACCTGGAAAACCTTGCCAATGGCGAGCGCCCGGGTCAAGCGGGCGTAGTCGAGCATGTTTCAGGACGGCGATCCTACATTCGGGACGCCGATCCCACATGCTGGCGGCGGCCGGTGTTCGCGGGCGTTAACTTTCCAGATGCAAACGACCACTCTGACGATATTTGCCCAGTTCAGGGGCCCGTGAATAGAAGGGTTTCGGTGAGCAGAGTAGTGGTTCAGTCCCGTCAGACCGATTCCTGCCGTACCGCCGCTTCCCAAATCCTGCTGCTTCTGATGAAATCGCGGCCGTGCCGCGTGCGGCCCCATCCGTGGCAGCAGGCACCGGAGGGGTGGCCACGCGTGGGAGAAACGACGGAGGCGATGTCGTGAGCACCGGACCTACGACCCTGCCCGAAAACGGCCCGCCGGAGCACGGGGCACGGCGCCGCTGGCTGCCCCGACTTCGGGACACCAGGATTCGGTCCAAACTTGCGCTCATCCTGGTGGTGCCGGTCGCGGCGGTCCTAGCGCTGGCTACCGTCCGGCTGGTCGACGTCGGCCAGACGGCGCTCGACGCGAACATGATCCGGTCGCTGACCGCGCTGTCGGCCGACGTGTCCGCCCTCACCCAGGATCTGCACAAGGAACGGATGGCCGCGGCCACCTACCTGGCCGACCCGGGGGCCAACGCGGACGCGTACAACCTGGCCGTCCGGCGTACGGACGAGCAGATCACCGCGTACAACGGGGAGCGCAACGGCATCGGCACCGTGCCGGAGTCGATCCAGACCCGGATCGGCAAGATCGATGACCACCTGGCGACCTTGAACAGCACCCGCCAGGAGGTGCTCGACCGCAAGCAGATGCTGGTTGTCGAGGCGGTACTGCGCTACGGCGTGATCCTCACCGACCTCGGCGACTACGGCGAAACCCTCGGTGAGCTCTCCGGTGAGGGCCGGGTCGGGGACAGCCTCCGGGCCGTCGCCGCCTTCGCCCGAGCCAAGGCGGGTGCCTCGGAGGAGCAGGCGGTGGGCTTCACCGCGCTGCGTTCGGCCCGGCTCGACGAGGAGCAGTACTCGTCGTTCGTGGCCACCCAGACCAGCCAGCAGGAGGCCCTGGCCTCCTTCGAACTGGCCGCCTCGGCGAGCCAGAACGAACTGGTGGACAAGACCTACAGCGGTGACGCCGTGACGCTGGCCGAACGGGCCGCCTCCGATGTCGCCCGCGCGGTCGGCCAGCCGACCAGCGCCGCCTTCGCCAAGAGCACGTCGGAGGCGATCGGGGCGGTCATCGACCTGATGCGCTGGGCGGAAATCCAGCTTGAGGTCGAGCTGCTCGCCCAGGCCGACCGGGCCCAGTCGGACGTGATCCAGCAGGCCGTGATCGAGTCGATAGTGGTGTTGATCACGTTGATCGTCGCCATCGCGCTCGCCGTCATCCTGGCCCGGTCGCTGAACGCCTCGCTGCGCCGGCTGCGTGAGGGCGCCCTCTCGGTGGCCAACCACGACCTGCCGGACGCGGTCGCCCGGCTGCAAAACGTCGGCAGCATCGGTGACGGCGGCGTGGAGGAGATCGTCCGCCAGGTACGGGACCCGATCCGGCTGAACAACAAGGACGAGATCGGTCAGGTCGCGCTCGCCTTCAACGTCGTACACCGGGAAGCCGTCCGGGTCGCGGCCGAGCAGGCCGCCCTGCGGACCAGCGTCTCGGCGATGTTCCTCAACCTGGCCCGTCGAAGCCAGGCACTGGTCGATCGCATGATCGGCGAGCTCGACATGATCGAGCGCGGTGAGGAGGACCCGAAGCGGTTGGCCCAGCTCTTCGAGCTGGACCACCTGGCCACCCGAATGCGCCGCAACGACGAGAACCTGCTGGTCCTCGCCGGTGCCGACTCCACCGCGCCCCGTCGCGACGACGCGCTGCTGGTCGACGCCCTGCGCGCCGCCCAGTCCGAGGTCGAGGCGTACAACCGGATCGAGTTCGGCACCGTCGACACCGACATCTCGGTGGCCGCGCACGCGGTCAACGACGTCGTACGGCTGATCGCCGAGCTGCTCGACAACGCCACCCGGTTCTCCTCGCCGAACACCGTCGTGGTCGCCGACGCCCGGCGCATCCGCGACTACGTGCTGATCCAGGTCGAGGACCGTGGCCTGGGCCTGAGCGAGGAACAGCTCGACGCGCTCAACCGCCGGTTGGCCGCCCCGCCGACCGTGGACGTGGCCGCGTTCCGGCTGATGGGTCTGGCCGTGGTGAGCCGGCTCGCCTCCCGGTACGGCATCCGGGTGGAACTGCGCCGCAACGTCGAGGGCGGCACGGTGGCCCAGGTCACCCTGCCCAGCGAGACCGTGGTGCTGCCGCAGCTGCGGGGCCGCGAACCACTGGCCACCCGGCCCCGGCAGCCGCTCGCGGTCGAGCCGGGTCCGGCGGCCGCGCTGCCGGCCGGTCCGAGCTGGTCGGAGCCGATGACCCCGGTCGGTGCCGGTCGTGCCTCGGCCGCCACCCTGACCGACCAGTGGCGTACCACCCCGCCCGCGCAGCCGCAGCCGATGCAGTGGCAGACCGCCGACGCGCGGGACACCACGCTGCCGGTCGGCGCCACCGCCGCGCCGGTCACCCACCAGTTGGCCGCGCACCCGACGGCCGCGCACCCGCTGGTCACCCCGCCGCCGGCGCAGACCCACCCCACGCTGATCGCGCCGGTCGACAGCCACGCCGGTGCGCCGACCATGGCGTACCCGACGGTTCGTTCGCTGCCGCAGCGGACCGTCGGTGCCGGAATGGCTGCCAATTCGGCACCGGCTGCCCCGGTGTCGACGCCGTCGGCCGGGCTGCCGGCCGGACCGGTGGCCGGAATGGCCGCCACCCCGCAGGCACCGCCGGTCGCACCGCCCGCGCCGGCACCCACACCACGGGCGCCGGAACAGGGCGAGGCACCGATCTTCCGGGAGATGGAAGCGGTCTGGTTCCGTTCCCACGGGCAGGACTCGACCGCGATCTTCAACGTGCCGCCGGGGGGCTACCAGACGCCACCGGCCGCCCGGACCGTACCGGCGCCACGGGCCTCCGAGCCGGCCGCGCAACGGGCCAGCCTGGCGGAGAGTGTCGCCGCCCGTGGCCGGGCCACCCTGCCGGCCCGTACCCCGGGCCAGACCACCACCACCGGCTTCCCGCCGCAGCAGTCCCCGGCCGCACCGGCTCGGGCACCCGAACCGGAACCGGTGGCAGCGGCGGTCACCGCCCCGGCCAGCCCCGGTACGGAGGCCTGGCGGACGGCCGCGGACGAGGGCTGGGCCCGGGCCACCAAGGCGGCCGAACCGGCCGCCTTGGGCACCACCCGCTCCGGTCTGCCCAAGCGGGTGCCGCAGGCACAACTCGTGCCCGGCGGCGTCGAGACGAAGCCCGGTAACGCACCGAGCCGTAGGACCCCGGACGAGGTACGGGGACTGCTGTCCGCCTATCACCGCGGTGTGCAACGCGGCCGTACGGCCGGCAGTGAGCAGAACGGCACGACATCAACCAAGGAGACGAGCCGATGAACAGGCCAGCAGCGATGCAGGACATGGGTTGGCTGCTCAGCAACTTCGCCGACAGCGTGGCGGGGATCGCGCACGTGGTGGCCGTGTCGGCCGACGGGCTGCTCCTCGCCTCCTCACGTGACCTGCCGCAGGACCGCGCCGACCAGCTTGCCGCGATCACCTCGGGCGTGGTCAGCCTCACCGACGGTGCCTCCCGGATGTTCAGCGCCGGTGGGGTGCTCCAGACCGTCATCGAGATGGACAGCGGTTACCTGTTCCTCATGTCGATCAGTGACGGCTCGTCGATGGCCGTACTCGCCGCCCGGAGTTGCGATGTCGGCCAGGTCGGTTACGAGATGGCGCTCCTGGTCGAGCGGGTCGGCGCCGCGCTGGTGCCATTGCCACGCGAGGCGGTCGTCCGCCCCTAGCACGGATTTGATCAAGGACGGATGTCGGTGGTGCCGCAACCTGACCGGAAGGAGGTGACCGCAGAATGGACTACCCCCCGCGCCGAGAGGATCCGCGTGGTGCGCTGGTCCGGCCGTACGCGGTCACTCGCGGCCGTACCGAACCTCGCCAGGACATCGCCCTTGAGGCGGTACTCACGGCGACTCCGGCTGCGGTTGCGGAGTCCCGGTTCGCCGGGCATGACAAGCACCGCATCGCCACTGTCTGCGAGGGCCGGGCGCAGTCGCTGGCGGAGATCGCCGCGTACACCCGGCTTCCGCTGGGTGTCGCCCGAGTGCTGGTCGCCGACATGGTGGCGGACAGCTTGCTGACGCTGCACACTGCCGCTCCCCCGGAAGCGTACGAGGAGCGGATGGAACTGCTTGAGAGGGTGCTAAGTGGACTTCGCAGGCTATGACCCCGTCGGGGCACGCCGCAACCGGGGGATCACCTCCGCGAAGATTGTGGTTGCGGGCGGCTTCGGTGTGGGCAAGACGACGCTTGTCGGCGCGGTCTCGGAGATCACTCCGCTGACCACCGAGGCG is a window of Micromonospora sp. NBC_01699 DNA encoding:
- a CDS encoding sensor histidine kinase is translated as MSTGPTTLPENGPPEHGARRRWLPRLRDTRIRSKLALILVVPVAAVLALATVRLVDVGQTALDANMIRSLTALSADVSALTQDLHKERMAAATYLADPGANADAYNLAVRRTDEQITAYNGERNGIGTVPESIQTRIGKIDDHLATLNSTRQEVLDRKQMLVVEAVLRYGVILTDLGDYGETLGELSGEGRVGDSLRAVAAFARAKAGASEEQAVGFTALRSARLDEEQYSSFVATQTSQQEALASFELAASASQNELVDKTYSGDAVTLAERAASDVARAVGQPTSAAFAKSTSEAIGAVIDLMRWAEIQLEVELLAQADRAQSDVIQQAVIESIVVLITLIVAIALAVILARSLNASLRRLREGALSVANHDLPDAVARLQNVGSIGDGGVEEIVRQVRDPIRLNNKDEIGQVALAFNVVHREAVRVAAEQAALRTSVSAMFLNLARRSQALVDRMIGELDMIERGEEDPKRLAQLFELDHLATRMRRNDENLLVLAGADSTAPRRDDALLVDALRAAQSEVEAYNRIEFGTVDTDISVAAHAVNDVVRLIAELLDNATRFSSPNTVVVADARRIRDYVLIQVEDRGLGLSEEQLDALNRRLAAPPTVDVAAFRLMGLAVVSRLASRYGIRVELRRNVEGGTVAQVTLPSETVVLPQLRGREPLATRPRQPLAVEPGPAAALPAGPSWSEPMTPVGAGRASAATLTDQWRTTPPAQPQPMQWQTADARDTTLPVGATAAPVTHQLAAHPTAAHPLVTPPPAQTHPTLIAPVDSHAGAPTMAYPTVRSLPQRTVGAGMAANSAPAAPVSTPSAGLPAGPVAGMAATPQAPPVAPPAPAPTPRAPEQGEAPIFREMEAVWFRSHGQDSTAIFNVPPGGYQTPPAARTVPAPRASEPAAQRASLAESVAARGRATLPARTPGQTTTTGFPPQQSPAAPARAPEPEPVAAAVTAPASPGTEAWRTAADEGWARATKAAEPAALGTTRSGLPKRVPQAQLVPGGVETKPGNAPSRRTPDEVRGLLSAYHRGVQRGRTAGSEQNGTTSTKETSR
- a CDS encoding LLM class F420-dependent oxidoreductase codes for the protein MRVSLFTEPHRGATYDDQLRMVRLAEDSGFEGWLRADHYQAMGADPGLPGPTDAWITLAGLARETSRIRLGTLVTSSTFRLPGPLAVIVAQVDQMSGGRVDLGIGAGWYEREHLAYGIPFPPVGERFNRLAEQLAVITGLWRTPLGERFNHQGEYYQLVDAPALPKPVQVPGPPIIVGGKGLKRTPALAARFAHEFNMPFKSVKETAEAYERVLGACQTVDRAANGLDPLVLSTGIVVAIGRNEAEAKRRAAPLHEKSALPPEDPVVGSPAQLVERIGEFGEIGAGRVHLRLTELTDLDHLELIASEVLPQLDVTP
- a CDS encoding ABC transporter ATP-binding protein; protein product: MIRLAGVSRTFTGRSGTVEALRGIDLDVAEGEFVAILGRSGCGKSTLLRLIAGLLPTTEGEITVGGERVTKTRRDIAMLFQRPALLPWRSVLDNVLLPVEIFGWRRAAHRTRAMELLEMAGLGGFEKRLPHELSGGMQQRVSLCRSLVGNPRVMLMDEPFSALDALTREELSVELQRVHMENAATIVFVTHSIDEAVLLADRVVVLSPRPGRIRKVVDINIPRPRTLGRNAHLEEVARCSADLHELLMERDSPAAAGTRGR
- a CDS encoding ABC transporter substrate-binding protein; the protein is MTPIRSATLTVLASAILATSLTGCQFSSDPQDTGEIVVRADLELSGASAPVGEAYKRALELKVEQINESGVLGGRKLSLTVKDNRSDPNESLRNIGEFAADPTVSAIIMGSCDACAVAAAGPINDKKIPTIALAAANNVATPIGDRRYVFKLAPNAPDSAAALVAELRLRTAIKKVGVLYTDDTYGRDGQAALKAELDKARYRVATPQPIKPTDTDLTEPVNAMIAAKVDALIVWTNAEQSILAATQARADNFRGQLFFDAGAAGDLFLEGAGGQAAENTTMVFSQTMVIDDVIATTPAKAARKQWFRDYTARFGGYYGSSSFAADALQLITDAAVRSGSTTENTNRDGLRDVLETSQLDGLSGPIRMTPDNHSGLMPQALSMLVARGGRWRLAS
- a CDS encoding roadblock/LC7 domain-containing protein, with translation MNRPAAMQDMGWLLSNFADSVAGIAHVVAVSADGLLLASSRDLPQDRADQLAAITSGVVSLTDGASRMFSAGGVLQTVIEMDSGYLFLMSISDGSSMAVLAARSCDVGQVGYEMALLVERVGAALVPLPREAVVRP
- a CDS encoding ABC transporter substrate-binding protein, giving the protein MNRFTRTFAIAALASTLAIATGCSGSDGSDTASGGGDNKTLEKVTYLTSFANFGRDAYAYVAKDKGYFKEAGFDVDIKPGSGTLNNLKAIATGTAMFTPLDLTGILQARGTGSAEAKEVTVVAGIQQRTMAAIITLDDKGITTPKDLEGKTLVDSPSSVVRNLFPTYAKLAGVDVSKVTWRDGEPAGLIGLLAAGSAQGIGQFVVGKPTVEAAAKGKKAVVLPYSDVMTDLYGNVLVTSTKIAKEDPEKVKRFSAALIKGLIASIDNPEEAGQILNKNVPTAAAAPAAAECALMAAFVRSAGTGTAVGTIDTDRVARSIAILQGAGAIPPGLTPEQLIDVNLTPKA
- a CDS encoding DUF742 domain-containing protein is translated as MDYPPRREDPRGALVRPYAVTRGRTEPRQDIALEAVLTATPAAVAESRFAGHDKHRIATVCEGRAQSLAEIAAYTRLPLGVARVLVADMVADSLLTLHTAAPPEAYEERMELLERVLSGLRRL
- a CDS encoding ABC transporter permease, which produces MAELTEVRPRARAAVRRERRIGGSVARTALWPVVGMVVTILGWWLSTDVFSLVHPAVLPPPGEVLDAFTAKPTLLFEGMLETTLETLIGFLLSTVAGVLIGLALAASQTLERMFSPLLIGINAIPKVTIAPLLVFAFGWGQQPILIMVFLLCFFPIVLATTSGLTATPSDLVELARSLHASRFQAFRKVRMPAALPQIFVGLKVAMPLAAIGAVIGEFQAGAGKGLGTQIIQFGGQGDSATAWVAILLIGIMSIVLYYGLVLVEYLTLPWVRETTSAR